The following coding sequences are from one Paenibacillus sp. JDR-2 window:
- a CDS encoding DNA topoisomerase III, whose translation MKSLVLAEKPSVAKEIARVLGCSSKNKSYMEGPDYVVTWALGHLVTLAEPEDYDPKYKTWNLEDLPLLPGKMNLKVMRETSHQYKAVAQLCKRPDIGELIIATDAGREGELVARWIMELVHWRKPFKRLWISSQTDKAIKDGFKALKPGQQYNNLYASAVCRAEADWLIGLNVTRALTVKYNAQLAAGRVQTPTLGALIDREKEINQFQSQPYWTVSAELGAFQALWRQNDNHDGRVWDRSEAEAVIARLQGKSAKVDKLRTTQKSEPHPQAFDLTELQREANKRLGFSAKMTSNVLQKLYEQHKLVTYPRTDSRYLSSDIVPTLKGRLESVAVGPYAPLARKLLRGQLTVTKRFVDDSKVSDHHAIIPTDEYVNLSALSNDERKLYDLIVRRFIALFYPPYTYDETSVVLTVGQDKLYAKGKVQKDIGWKELYGGSDARFTADEDDEEENGRGEDKSTPEQLLPELVQGQAVQVKQSRLKELRTLPPARYTEASLLSKMEKHGLGTPATRADIIEKLLSTDTIERTQNRLVPTSKGKQLIELVVDELRSPELTAKWERELELIAHGQGDAKRFMAGIREQANKWVTAVKNETKEYKPHNLTHSRCPECGKLLMEVKGKRGKSLVCSDRECSYRRQAEPALSNKRCPQCHKKMEIHNGKAGKYAQCRPCNVIEMLGDKQGGRVNKHQQKKMIEQYSDNVSLSNSLADALKAAMNKQDND comes from the coding sequence ATGAAGTCATTAGTGCTTGCGGAAAAGCCAAGCGTCGCAAAGGAAATTGCGCGTGTTCTCGGCTGCAGCAGCAAAAATAAAAGCTATATGGAAGGCCCTGATTACGTGGTAACTTGGGCGCTTGGCCATCTGGTGACGCTTGCGGAGCCGGAGGATTATGATCCGAAATATAAGACATGGAATCTGGAGGATCTGCCACTGCTTCCGGGAAAGATGAACCTGAAGGTGATGCGCGAGACGTCGCATCAATATAAGGCGGTTGCGCAGCTGTGCAAACGTCCGGATATTGGCGAGCTCATTATCGCAACCGATGCCGGGCGGGAAGGCGAGCTTGTAGCCAGATGGATTATGGAGCTTGTCCACTGGCGCAAGCCGTTCAAGCGGCTGTGGATTTCGTCCCAGACGGATAAAGCGATCAAGGATGGCTTTAAGGCGCTTAAGCCAGGCCAGCAATACAATAATTTGTACGCATCGGCCGTCTGCCGGGCGGAGGCGGACTGGCTGATCGGTCTTAATGTCACTCGTGCGCTTACGGTGAAATACAATGCCCAGCTTGCAGCCGGCCGCGTGCAGACGCCAACGCTTGGCGCGCTGATCGACCGGGAAAAAGAGATTAACCAATTTCAATCGCAGCCTTATTGGACGGTATCGGCTGAGCTGGGCGCATTCCAGGCATTGTGGCGCCAGAATGACAATCATGACGGCAGAGTGTGGGACAGAAGCGAAGCTGAAGCAGTAATTGCGCGTCTGCAAGGGAAGAGTGCCAAGGTCGACAAGCTTCGCACAACCCAGAAGTCCGAGCCGCATCCGCAGGCTTTCGACTTGACGGAGCTGCAACGGGAAGCGAATAAACGGCTTGGTTTTTCGGCGAAAATGACATCCAATGTCCTTCAGAAGCTGTACGAGCAGCATAAGCTTGTTACTTACCCTCGAACGGACTCCCGTTATTTGTCGAGCGATATCGTGCCAACGCTTAAAGGACGTCTGGAGAGCGTTGCGGTAGGACCGTATGCGCCGCTTGCCCGCAAGCTGCTCAGGGGTCAGTTGACCGTGACGAAACGGTTCGTGGACGACAGCAAGGTCAGCGATCACCATGCGATTATTCCGACCGATGAATATGTAAATTTATCGGCTCTCAGCAACGACGAACGCAAGCTGTACGATTTGATCGTCCGCCGGTTTATTGCGTTATTTTACCCGCCGTATACGTATGACGAGACAAGCGTCGTCCTGACGGTTGGCCAAGACAAGCTATACGCGAAAGGCAAAGTTCAGAAGGATATCGGCTGGAAAGAGTTGTATGGCGGCAGCGACGCGAGATTTACCGCGGACGAGGACGATGAAGAAGAGAACGGGCGCGGCGAGGACAAGAGCACGCCGGAGCAGCTGCTGCCGGAGCTTGTCCAAGGACAAGCTGTTCAGGTGAAGCAGAGCCGCTTGAAGGAGCTGCGTACGCTTCCTCCGGCGCGTTATACGGAGGCCTCGCTGCTCTCGAAAATGGAGAAGCATGGCCTTGGCACGCCGGCTACCCGCGCGGATATTATCGAGAAGCTTCTCTCTACCGATACGATTGAGCGTACCCAGAACCGCCTTGTTCCGACAAGCAAAGGCAAGCAGCTAATTGAGCTGGTTGTTGACGAGCTGCGCAGTCCGGAGCTAACGGCGAAGTGGGAGAGGGAGCTCGAGCTTATCGCGCACGGCCAAGGAGACGCGAAGCGGTTTATGGCGGGGATACGGGAGCAGGCCAACAAATGGGTTACGGCGGTTAAGAATGAGACGAAGGAATACAAGCCGCATAACTTAACCCATTCGCGTTGTCCGGAATGCGGCAAACTGCTTATGGAAGTGAAGGGCAAGCGCGGCAAGTCGCTGGTCTGCTCCGACCGGGAGTGCAGCTACCGCCGTCAGGCGGAACCTGCGCTGTCCAATAAGCGCTGCCCGCAATGCCATAAGAAGATGGAGATTCATAACGGCAAGGCAGGCAAATACGCGCAGTGCAGACCATGCAACGTTATTGAAATGCTGGGTGACAAGCAGGGCGGAAGAGTTAATAAGCATCAGCAGA
- a CDS encoding metallophosphoesterase: protein MKARFIPVITFFLLVFGLVNWYIGWNGWVYLSTLFDLEHAWPYGIIVGILSFAWLIGRFGQHSASPIRQVAYFLKNIGSYWFAVMEYGLLILPLADLAVWLLTLASVSYKTAVASVGTVTFVLLASILIRGAWNAWTPIVRNYDLTIPKQAGTIRKLRIGVASDIHLGTVVGNKHLDRLVSHMEEMKPDLILLPGDVIDDSIDPFIRRNMAATMSKLKAPLGIYAVLGNHEYIGGHIQEYIAQMNAIGIRVLLDENILVRDSFYIVGRKDLAARHSDPDGRLPISELISDLDKARPLIMMDHQPSDLEQAAINGIDLSLSGHTHRGQMAPNHLITRRIFELDWGYKLKGSLHAIVSSGFGSWGPPIRLGSRSEIIQIDLTFQP, encoded by the coding sequence GTGAAAGCTAGATTTATTCCCGTTATTACCTTCTTCCTCCTTGTATTTGGCCTGGTGAACTGGTACATCGGCTGGAATGGATGGGTATACCTGTCCACGCTGTTTGACCTGGAGCACGCCTGGCCGTATGGCATCATCGTTGGCATCCTCTCCTTTGCTTGGCTTATCGGACGGTTTGGACAACATTCGGCTTCGCCGATCCGCCAAGTTGCCTATTTTTTAAAAAATATTGGCTCTTACTGGTTTGCCGTTATGGAATACGGCCTTCTCATTCTGCCTCTCGCCGATTTAGCCGTCTGGCTGTTGACGCTTGCTTCCGTTTCCTACAAAACAGCCGTTGCTTCCGTCGGTACGGTTACCTTCGTTCTCTTGGCCTCGATCCTTATTCGGGGAGCCTGGAACGCCTGGACTCCGATCGTCCGCAATTATGACTTGACCATTCCGAAGCAAGCCGGCACAATCCGGAAGCTCCGCATCGGGGTTGCCTCCGATATCCATCTGGGCACTGTTGTTGGCAACAAGCATCTTGACCGCCTCGTCAGCCACATGGAGGAAATGAAGCCGGATCTGATTCTTCTGCCCGGCGACGTCATAGACGACAGCATTGATCCGTTTATCCGCCGCAATATGGCCGCTACCATGAGCAAGCTGAAGGCACCGCTTGGCATCTATGCCGTGCTGGGCAACCACGAATATATCGGCGGTCACATTCAGGAATACATCGCTCAGATGAATGCGATTGGCATTCGAGTGCTTCTGGATGAAAATATCCTTGTTCGGGACAGCTTCTATATCGTTGGACGCAAAGACCTGGCGGCGCGGCATAGCGATCCGGACGGTCGTCTTCCGATCAGCGAACTGATCTCCGATCTGGATAAAGCCCGTCCGCTTATTATGATGGACCACCAGCCCTCCGATCTGGAACAGGCAGCTATAAACGGCATTGACCTTTCCTTATCCGGTCATACCCATCGCGGGCAAATGGCGCCTAACCATCTGATCACCCGCCGCATCTTCGAGCTGGATTGGGGCTATAAGCTGAAGGGCAGTCTGCACGCCATTGTTTCCTCGGGCTTTGGCTCCTGGGGGCCGCCAATCCGTCTGGGCAGCCGTTCCGAGATTATTCAGATTGACCTGACGTTTCAGCCGTAA
- a CDS encoding ABC transporter permease: MTFRSLALSNMKGNWRSYSAFFLSCVFSVLIFYMYSSFIFHPDVVSGHIQQAAKVRRGMLFCLYIIGIFSFLFVLYSNSAFLKTRKQEFGLLSLFGMTKAQLRKLVIYESIALAILSIGVGIGLGMLFSKLFFMALSVFLKVTDPIPFAAPLKAVGMTGLGFFVLFVAIAVLTSLRIGKAELIELFKAGRKPKGMLLFSPWLVALALISLGAGYTMAVMLNPFNFLYMSLLILVTVTVGTYFLFTQFSVLLIRFLQKRHSFFYNKTNMVVLSQLGYKLKDNARILFMVSIMSAVILTASGTFYLMQVSAKQQVHQFYPYAVAVMEKGLQSHDVIDPEELKTHLREAGHPVTDEKIVAGASVTHIKLTRSNGNNIDYNPDTMMISESDYNRLAEAQGKKKIHLKPDTVAMPGSFNPPIERIQGTVQGKAIDYAVSTTLSDSVMNQTDFNWMTIIVEDGDYKQLLANVPESEQLVWYGYEVKDWENAGPAIKKLQVKEDLAGQINRNRADNFANMKETSQLTLFIGLFISLLFFIASGSLIYFKMFTELQEDQAQFNALKRIGMTSQEIRKITVTQIGIIFYLPCLVGTIHALFAMKALDGLMESSVWLYSFVIIGIFVVMQTIYFLLASMSYSKGLNRGTASA, from the coding sequence ATGACGTTCCGTTCGCTCGCGCTTAGCAATATGAAGGGGAATTGGCGATCCTACAGCGCCTTTTTCCTAAGCTGCGTATTTTCCGTACTGATCTTCTATATGTATTCGTCGTTTATTTTTCATCCGGATGTGGTAAGCGGGCATATTCAGCAGGCGGCAAAGGTTAGAAGAGGGATGTTGTTCTGCCTGTACATCATCGGTATCTTCTCATTCCTGTTTGTCCTGTACTCCAACTCGGCTTTTCTTAAAACACGCAAGCAGGAGTTTGGTTTATTGTCCTTATTTGGGATGACCAAAGCGCAGCTTAGGAAGCTTGTTATATATGAAAGCATTGCCCTGGCCATTCTGTCCATTGGCGTCGGGATCGGCCTTGGGATGCTGTTCAGCAAGCTGTTTTTTATGGCATTATCGGTGTTTCTGAAAGTAACGGATCCTATACCGTTTGCCGCTCCGCTGAAGGCAGTCGGAATGACGGGACTTGGTTTCTTTGTTCTGTTTGTCGCGATTGCGGTCCTTACTTCGCTTCGGATCGGCAAAGCCGAGTTGATTGAACTCTTCAAAGCTGGCCGCAAGCCAAAAGGGATGCTGCTGTTCTCGCCTTGGCTGGTTGCGCTGGCGCTTATTTCCCTTGGCGCGGGCTACACGATGGCGGTTATGTTAAATCCGTTTAACTTCTTATATATGTCGCTTCTTATTCTGGTAACGGTGACGGTTGGAACCTATTTCCTATTCACGCAGTTCAGCGTGCTGCTGATCCGTTTCCTGCAGAAACGCCATTCCTTCTTTTATAACAAGACCAACATGGTTGTTCTGTCGCAGCTTGGCTACAAGCTGAAGGATAACGCGCGGATTTTGTTTATGGTCTCGATTATGAGCGCGGTTATTTTGACCGCATCCGGAACTTTTTATCTGATGCAGGTCAGCGCCAAGCAGCAAGTTCACCAGTTCTATCCTTATGCGGTAGCCGTGATGGAGAAAGGACTTCAAAGCCATGATGTGATTGATCCGGAGGAGCTGAAGACGCATCTCCGTGAAGCGGGCCATCCCGTTACCGATGAGAAGATTGTCGCCGGAGCCAGCGTAACCCATATCAAGCTGACGCGGAGCAACGGGAACAACATCGACTATAATCCGGATACTATGATGATCTCAGAGTCGGATTATAACCGTTTGGCGGAAGCGCAAGGAAAGAAGAAAATCCATCTGAAGCCGGATACGGTGGCGATGCCGGGATCATTCAACCCGCCTATTGAACGGATTCAGGGGACTGTACAGGGCAAGGCTATAGATTATGCCGTATCAACGACCCTTTCCGACAGCGTCATGAATCAGACCGATTTTAACTGGATGACTATCATTGTAGAGGATGGCGACTATAAGCAGCTTCTTGCCAATGTGCCGGAAAGCGAGCAGCTTGTCTGGTACGGTTATGAAGTGAAGGATTGGGAAAACGCGGGTCCGGCTATTAAGAAATTACAAGTAAAAGAAGATCTTGCAGGGCAGATCAACCGTAACCGCGCGGATAACTTCGCCAATATGAAGGAAACAAGCCAGCTTACGCTGTTTATCGGCCTGTTTATCAGTTTGCTGTTCTTTATCGCATCGGGCAGCTTGATTTACTTCAAGATGTTTACGGAGCTGCAGGAGGATCAGGCGCAGTTCAACGCTTTGAAACGGATTGGAATGACAAGCCAGGAGATTCGAAAAATAACGGTGACCCAGATCGGCATCATCTTCTATCTGCCCTGCTTGGTTGGTACCATTCATGCGCTGTTTGCGATGAAGGCGCTGGACGGATTGATGGAATCCAGCGTGTGGCTGTATTCGTTTGTGATTATCGGTATCTTCGTTGTCATGCAGACGATTTACTTCCTGCTCGCAAGCATGAGCTACTCGAAAGGATTGAATAGAGGAACGGCCAGCGCTTAA
- a CDS encoding ABC transporter ATP-binding protein, whose product MSVLRTKGIGKVYHSKGNMSYRALEDIDLNIEAGEFVGVMGPSGSGKTTLLNLLATIDRPTSGELEINGVQPAKLSDKKLALFRRRELGFVFQDFNLLDTMTIKENIILPLVLEGVAPRVIEEKLKPLAIMLNIDSILDKRTYEVSGGQKQRAAIARAIIHQPALVLADELTGNLDSKAAKDVMDALKDMNERLGATVLMVTHDPFSASYCKRIVFIKDGKLFSEIRRGTNRQAFFQQILDSLSVLGGNFDDVPFARA is encoded by the coding sequence ATGAGTGTATTGCGTACGAAAGGGATTGGAAAGGTTTATCATTCAAAAGGGAATATGTCCTATCGGGCACTTGAGGATATCGATCTGAACATTGAAGCGGGAGAATTTGTTGGCGTCATGGGGCCTTCGGGCAGCGGGAAAACAACGCTTCTTAACCTGCTCGCAACGATTGACCGTCCGACATCCGGCGAGCTGGAGATTAACGGCGTACAGCCTGCCAAGCTGAGCGACAAGAAGCTGGCGTTGTTCCGCCGCAGAGAGCTGGGCTTTGTGTTTCAGGATTTTAATCTGCTTGATACGATGACGATTAAGGAAAACATTATTTTACCGCTGGTGCTGGAAGGCGTAGCGCCGCGCGTTATTGAAGAGAAGCTAAAACCGCTGGCGATTATGCTTAATATCGATAGTATTCTGGACAAGCGGACGTATGAGGTGTCCGGCGGACAGAAGCAGCGTGCCGCTATTGCCCGGGCAATCATACATCAGCCTGCGCTTGTGCTTGCCGACGAGCTCACCGGTAACCTCGATTCCAAAGCGGCGAAGGATGTTATGGATGCGCTGAAGGATATGAACGAGCGGCTTGGCGCTACGGTTCTAATGGTTACGCATGATCCGTTCTCGGCAAGCTATTGCAAACGCATTGTCTTTATTAAGGACGGCAAGCTGTTCAGCGAAATCCGGAGAGGAACGAACCGTCAAGCGTTCTTCCAGCAGATTCTGGATTCTTTGAGTGTACTGGGAGGTAATTTCGATGACGTTCCGTTCGCTCGCGCTTAG
- a CDS encoding sensor histidine kinase encodes MIRAYLWDRKVLIATYLLCSVMACVMFSLDKLRYERADAGLVYYYAELAVFLLVIGLAVDFLRQRSYYKQLQDANEHGTELKASMVVTSGVTKEQIAVQKLLAAQYGAYLTELGQYRRQQEQHNHFVLQWVHHMKTPVSVIDLLVQEALQEQDVPPAHSERLQSIREETGRMTRGLDMMLHTARLDKIEFDLHPRSVPLHEAARSVINAHKQLCIRHAIFPRIDGEAVVETDEKWLTFILNQLIGNAIKYSKRKPGSKKLIVSIEREPDSSAVRLSVIDEGIGIEAHDLPRIFDPFFTGENGRAVEESTGMGLYLAKKVCGNLGLELFAESEVGSGTKVTVVFRPEGIHLLR; translated from the coding sequence ATGATTCGTGCTTATCTCTGGGACCGGAAAGTGCTGATCGCAACCTACCTGTTATGCTCCGTCATGGCGTGTGTGATGTTTTCTCTGGATAAACTCCGTTATGAGAGAGCCGACGCGGGTCTTGTCTATTATTACGCCGAGCTTGCGGTCTTCCTGTTGGTTATTGGACTGGCCGTTGACTTCCTTCGACAGCGCAGCTACTACAAGCAGCTTCAGGATGCGAATGAACACGGAACGGAGCTAAAGGCTTCGATGGTGGTTACTTCCGGCGTCACCAAAGAACAGATTGCCGTGCAGAAGCTATTGGCCGCGCAATACGGCGCATACTTGACCGAGCTTGGCCAGTACCGCCGGCAGCAGGAGCAGCATAATCATTTTGTGCTGCAATGGGTTCATCATATGAAGACTCCCGTGTCGGTTATTGATCTGCTTGTCCAGGAAGCGCTGCAGGAACAGGATGTTCCGCCTGCCCATTCGGAAAGGCTGCAAAGCATCCGCGAGGAGACCGGCAGGATGACTAGAGGGCTCGATATGATGCTGCATACGGCGAGGCTCGACAAGATCGAATTCGATCTGCATCCCCGTTCGGTTCCGCTGCATGAAGCGGCCCGCAGTGTAATAAACGCGCACAAGCAGCTCTGCATCCGGCATGCTATTTTTCCGAGAATTGACGGAGAGGCGGTTGTGGAGACCGACGAGAAATGGCTGACGTTTATCTTGAATCAACTGATCGGCAATGCGATCAAATATTCAAAGCGCAAGCCGGGCTCGAAGAAGCTGATTGTCAGCATTGAACGGGAACCGGATTCAAGTGCTGTCAGGCTGTCTGTTATAGATGAAGGAATCGGGATTGAGGCGCATGATCTGCCAAGGATTTTTGATCCGTTTTTCACGGGAGAGAATGGCCGTGCGGTTGAGGAGTCGACGGGGATGGGGCTTTACTTGGCTAAGAAGGTATGCGGCAATCTTGGTCTTGAGCTGTTTGCTGAATCAGAGGTTGGTTCCGGTACGAAGGTTACGGTTGTGTTCCGCCCTGAAGGGATCCATTTGTTGCGTTAA
- a CDS encoding response regulator transcription factor: MYRIFIIEDDDKIGAILKSTMEKYGFEAGRATQFKDLLGEFASYDPHLVLLDINLPYFDGFYWCRQIRTRSNVPILFISAREGEMDQVMAIENGGDDYLSKPIHLDLLLAKVKGALRRAYGEYAAASAASAAASSELELYGLRLNLSRNELEWQGGRTELTKNERLLAEAFMKKPDEIVAREQLLEALWDDVQFVDDNTLTVNVTRLRKKLEEIGIIKAIETVRGQGYRLSAEALQVAKA; the protein is encoded by the coding sequence ATGTATCGGATATTCATCATCGAAGACGATGACAAAATAGGAGCTATATTGAAATCAACCATGGAGAAATACGGGTTTGAAGCGGGAAGGGCTACTCAGTTCAAGGATTTGCTCGGTGAATTTGCGTCTTATGATCCGCATCTTGTTCTGCTCGACATCAATCTGCCGTATTTCGACGGCTTTTATTGGTGCAGGCAGATTCGGACAAGGTCTAATGTCCCGATTCTGTTTATCTCAGCCCGCGAAGGAGAGATGGATCAGGTGATGGCTATCGAGAATGGGGGAGATGATTATCTCTCGAAGCCTATCCATCTGGATTTGCTGCTAGCGAAGGTAAAAGGAGCTTTGCGCCGGGCTTACGGGGAATATGCCGCGGCTTCGGCCGCTTCGGCGGCCGCATCCTCTGAACTCGAATTGTACGGGCTGCGCCTTAATCTTAGCCGCAACGAGCTGGAATGGCAGGGTGGGCGGACGGAGCTCACGAAGAACGAACGGCTTCTGGCCGAAGCTTTTATGAAGAAGCCGGATGAGATCGTGGCAAGAGAACAGCTGCTTGAGGCTTTATGGGATGATGTTCAGTTTGTGGATGACAATACGTTAACCGTTAATGTGACTCGGTTACGCAAGAAGCTCGAAGAAATCGGCATTATAAAAGCGATTGAGACGGTACGCGGACAAGGCTACAGGCTGAGCGCCGAAGCTCTGCAGGTGGCCAAAGCATGA
- a CDS encoding TolB family protein, protein MKKAVVISVLATAIGAAAVTPVMAQSAVQTAQAVQVGSITVSINGNSVAIRTIDAQGVTLASVRDLAKALEASLNVSGSTITVQLNHNVVKLSDAVTVNGTAFVEPVSFLGKLGVGYSNGNITSVKFLENVDQVTWVNASKLIASISGESGREDYLVDAATGKNELLLTSSDTSELIVSPDGSKAAYSEEDGTVNVIDLSTKQSTKVSTDTSIKNEMVFSADGSSIFFFQGDKNSVICKLSLADGSVTKVLEDKVDYKANLSVSADGSKVAYFQIKQPVVKNDATDVSKDDVTIDPTGTETQAFFYDSAKGDNKPVQLTKDASDKAFLELSADGSKVYYVSINDDNTGNVSSVNTASLEAANVYNAEDVYQMNQADGKLIVLTAKGDANSISAIDPATGTASKLYSVSDAVSELIVSGKGDIAAISNDQLAVPVNGKFTTITR, encoded by the coding sequence ATGAAAAAAGCAGTAGTCATTTCCGTGCTCGCAACAGCAATTGGAGCAGCAGCTGTTACACCAGTAATGGCGCAATCGGCCGTACAAACGGCACAAGCGGTTCAAGTCGGTTCCATTACCGTATCCATCAACGGCAACTCTGTCGCAATCCGCACGATTGACGCACAAGGCGTAACACTCGCTTCTGTTCGCGACCTGGCGAAAGCTCTTGAAGCTTCCCTAAATGTTTCAGGCAGCACAATTACCGTTCAATTGAACCACAATGTTGTTAAGCTGAGCGATGCCGTGACTGTAAACGGTACAGCATTCGTTGAACCGGTAAGCTTCCTTGGCAAGCTGGGCGTAGGCTACTCCAACGGCAACATCACTTCGGTCAAATTCCTTGAGAATGTCGATCAAGTGACATGGGTAAATGCTTCGAAGCTGATCGCATCGATTTCTGGCGAGAGCGGCCGCGAAGATTATCTGGTTGACGCTGCGACAGGCAAAAATGAACTGCTGCTTACTTCGTCCGATACATCCGAACTGATCGTGTCCCCGGATGGTTCGAAAGCCGCTTATTCCGAAGAAGACGGCACGGTTAACGTTATCGATCTGAGCACAAAACAATCCACAAAAGTAAGCACGGATACATCGATTAAAAACGAGATGGTATTCTCGGCTGACGGAAGCTCGATCTTCTTCTTCCAAGGCGACAAAAACTCCGTTATCTGCAAGCTTAGCCTGGCTGACGGCAGCGTAACGAAAGTGCTGGAAGACAAAGTCGACTACAAAGCAAACCTTTCAGTATCTGCTGACGGTTCGAAAGTGGCTTACTTCCAAATCAAACAGCCTGTTGTAAAAAATGACGCTACGGACGTAAGCAAGGACGATGTCACTATCGACCCAACAGGTACGGAAACGCAAGCATTCTTCTACGACTCGGCTAAAGGCGACAACAAGCCTGTTCAACTGACGAAAGACGCAAGCGACAAAGCGTTCCTGGAATTGTCCGCTGACGGTTCGAAAGTTTACTACGTAAGCATCAACGACGATAACACGGGCAACGTTTCTTCGGTAAACACCGCTTCTCTTGAAGCAGCAAACGTCTACAACGCTGAAGACGTGTACCAAATGAACCAAGCTGACGGCAAACTGATCGTGTTGACTGCAAAAGGCGATGCAAACAGCATCAGCGCTATCGACCCTGCAACAGGTACGGCAAGCAAGCTGTACAGCGTATCGGATGCTGTATCCGAGCTGATCGTATCGGGCAAAGGCGATATCGCCGCAATCAGCAACGACCAGCTGGCTGTTCCGGTTAACGGCAAATTCACAACGATTACTCGCTAA
- a CDS encoding phosphate ABC transporter substrate-binding protein, which produces MKLKWLKVATVAALIATIGFGSVQAPTKTEAASKLSGKIVINGSSALLPLTLQAANEFKKLNPKVKISASAAGSITGPQSVRKGIADIGAVDWDATQAVPGFEAFTGQVANKVAVTPFAAVVNKSVTATNLTTKQLQDIFSGKVTNWKEVGGKDADIIVVNRAFGSGTRVNFQQKALNGTDFMTKGSNYKEVKTSGDMKTAVESTPGAIGYLDFAYITTKMTGVSINGVAPTVDNVINGKYKVWGYGYYMTKGQPTGVVKEFIKYVQSAKFQNGSLKKLKFIPLSAMK; this is translated from the coding sequence ATGAAACTGAAATGGCTTAAAGTGGCTACGGTAGCCGCTCTTATCGCAACAATCGGCTTTGGCTCCGTTCAAGCCCCTACAAAAACAGAAGCAGCAAGCAAGCTGTCCGGCAAAATCGTAATCAACGGCTCGTCCGCCCTTCTTCCGCTTACTCTTCAAGCGGCTAACGAATTTAAAAAGCTGAATCCGAAAGTTAAAATCTCCGCTTCGGCTGCCGGCTCCATCACTGGCCCTCAATCCGTACGCAAAGGTATCGCTGATATCGGTGCGGTTGACTGGGACGCTACGCAAGCTGTTCCCGGCTTCGAAGCCTTCACAGGCCAAGTAGCTAACAAAGTAGCGGTTACTCCGTTCGCTGCAGTAGTTAACAAAAGCGTTACGGCAACAAACCTGACTACAAAACAACTGCAAGACATTTTCTCCGGCAAAGTAACGAACTGGAAAGAAGTTGGCGGCAAAGATGCCGATATCATCGTCGTTAACCGTGCATTTGGTTCCGGTACCCGCGTTAACTTCCAACAAAAAGCGTTGAACGGTACGGACTTCATGACAAAAGGCTCTAACTACAAAGAAGTTAAAACAAGCGGCGACATGAAAACAGCCGTTGAGTCGACTCCAGGCGCTATCGGTTACCTCGACTTCGCTTACATCACTACAAAAATGACTGGCGTAAGCATCAACGGCGTTGCTCCAACTGTAGACAACGTAATCAACGGTAAATACAAAGTTTGGGGCTACGGCTATTACATGACTAAAGGCCAACCTACAGGCGTTGTTAAAGAATTCATCAAATACGTGCAAAGCGCTAAATTCCAAAACGGTTCGCTGAAAAAGCTGAAGTTCATCCCGCTTTCCGCAATGAAATAA